The following is a genomic window from Dehalogenimonas sp. 4OHTPN.
GAAATCCGCAGCCGCGGCCTGTCAACCAAGTGCATCGTGTTGTCGATGCACTCCGCGGAGGAATACGTCCATGGAGCATTCCGCGCCGGCGCCGGCGGGTACGTCACCAAAGAGCGTTCAGTGGAACAATTAGCCAGCGCCATTAGAACGGTAATGCGCGGTAACCGCTATCTCAGTCCCCACCTGCCGATCGTCTTTTCCAGCCTGCCCCGACCTTGCTGATACGGTTTCAACACCGGTTCGGCGCAGCCGTCAGGTATTTTAAGAACCAGCTTGCCGCTAAACTGCGGACTTCATCCAGTTTTCCCGGTTCCTCAAAAAGGTGGGACGCTCCCTGTACTATGACCAGTTCTTTAGCCGTGTTCAACCTTTCC
Proteins encoded in this region:
- a CDS encoding response regulator transcription factor → MIKVLLADDHEIVRQGVAALLNLEPDIQVIGGASGGEQALDMVYELMPDVLVTDIEMPGYSGIRLCREIRSRGLSTKCIVLSMHSAEEYVHGAFRAGAGGYVTKERSVEQLASAIRTVMRGNRYLSPHLPIVFSSLPRPC